One segment of Rhipicephalus sanguineus isolate Rsan-2018 chromosome 6, BIME_Rsan_1.4, whole genome shotgun sequence DNA contains the following:
- the LOC119396720 gene encoding cleavage stimulation factor subunit 2 isoform X3, with the protein MTAVQGVLSAAERSVRSVFVGNIPYEATEEQLKDIFSEVGPVVSFRLVYDRETGKPKGYGFCEYKDQETALSAMRNLNAFDLNGRPLRVDNAASEKSKEELKNLQASLGGPPVESPYGQEVEPERAPEAISKAVASLPPEQMFELMKQMKLCIQNNPGEARNMLLQNPQLAYALLQAQVIMKIVDPQVALSILHRQNPNLAPLGTGAQQPLGGTQPAVVAAPGPMVTGAGPMVGAAGGPMVAGAGPMVGGAGPMVGAAGPMVGAGGPLLGAAGGPQPLAPQPPMGPQGMGPQALGPQPMGQPLGQQPGGLGPLGGPAGGPGFPADSPFSDSGFGAPARASLLGERPSVPDQIRSNPFDPRVMGPMGGGPGRGGPDPRLDPRGDRDLRTMPPMGDRDMRQQPPLEDQDLRTDPRFRPGAPFDPRSRGPFSAPGGPRDDPRMAGAATGGRPGPPAPAANPVISAQDQEKAALIMQVLQLSDQQIALLPPDQRQSIMVLKEQIARSTQQQ; encoded by the exons ATGACAGCTGTACAAGGGGTTCTCTCTGCCGCCGAGCGTTCTGTACGTTCGGTGTTCG TGGGGAACATTCCTTACGAAGCTACAGAGGAGCAGCTAAAGGACATCTTTTCTGAAGTGGGACCTGTGGTCAGCTTTAG GCTCGTGTATGATCGTGAGACAGGAAAGCCCAAAGGCTATGGATTCTGTGAGTACAAGGATCAAGAGACTGCGCTTAGCGCCATGCGAAATTTGAATGCTTTCGATCTCAACGGACGTCCCTTGCGCGTCGACAACGCCGCCAGCGAGAAGAGTAAAGAAGAACTCAAAA ATTTACAGGCGTCATTAGGTGGCCCACCAGTCGAA AGTCCATATGGCCAAGAAGTGGAACCAGAACGGGCACCTGAAGCAATTTCCAAAGCGGTGGCGAGTTTGCCACCTGAACAGATGTTTGAACTGATGAAGCAGATGAAG CTCTGCATTCAGAACAACCCGGGAGAGGCCCGTAACATGCTCCTGCAGAACCCGCAGCTGGCATACGCCCTGCTCCAGGCGCAAGTCATCATGAAGATTGTGGACCCCCAGGTGGCACTGAGCATCTTGCACCGCCAAAACCCGAACCTCGCCCCACTGGGCACGGGCGCCCAGCAGCCCCTGGGAGGCACTCAGCCTGCTGTGGTGGCCGCACCAGGCCCCATGGTCACTGGGGCAGGGCCCATGGTTGGAGCAGCCGGTGGACCCATGGTTGCAGGTGCTGGGCCCATGGTTGGTGGAGCAGGGCCCATGGTTGGGGCAGCCGGCCCTATGGTAGGTGCAGGGGGACCGTTGCTGGGAGCTGCCGGCGGTCCCCAGCCCTTGGCACCACAGCCTCCGATGGGACCTCAGGGAATGGGACCACAAGCACTGGGTCCTCAGCCAATGGGACAACCTTTGGGGCAGCAGCCCGGA GGATTGGGCCCATTGGGAGGGCCAGCTGGGGGTCCGGGCTTTCCTGCCGACTCACCGTTTTCAGACTCGGGATTTGGTG CACCAGCGAGAGCGTCATTGCTTGGAGAGCGACCGTCGGTGCCTGACCAAATCAGAAGCAATCCATTTGATCCTCGTG TGATGGGACCTATGGGTGGGGGTCCCGGCAGGGGTGGACCCGACCCTCGCCTGGACCCTCGTGGTGACCGTGACCTGCGTACCATGCCCCCCATGGGTGATCGCGACATGCGCCAGCAGCCACCCCTCGAAGACCAAGACCTGCGCACAGACCCACGCTTCCGACCTGGAGCGCCATTTGATCCTCGTAGCCGGGGCCCCTTTAGTGCCCCCGGAGGCCCCAGAGACGACCCGCGCATGGCGGGCGCTGCAACAGGAGGACGGCCAGGGCCCCCTGCCCCGGCTGCGAACCCGGTCATTTCTGCGCAAGACCAGGAGAAAGCAGCCCTCATCATGCAG GTGCTGCAGCTTTCGGACCAGCAGATCGCGTTGCTGCCTCCGGACCAGCGACAGAGCATCATGGTGCTCAAAGAACAGATTGCCCGCAGCACCCAGCAGCAGTGA
- the LOC119396720 gene encoding cleavage stimulation factor subunit 2 isoform X8 — protein sequence MTAVQGVLSAAERSVRSVFVGNIPYEATEEQLKDIFSEVGPVVSFRLVYDRETGKPKGYGFCEYKDQETALSAMRNLNAFDLNGRPLRVDNAASEKSKEELKNLQASLGGPPVESPYGQEVEPERAPEAISKAVASLPPEQMFELMKQMKLCIQNNPGEARNMLLQNPQLAYALLQAQVIMKIVDPQVALSILHRQNPNLAPLGTGAQQPLGGTQPAVVAAPGPMVTGAGPMVGAAGGPMVAGAGPMVGGAGPMVGAAGPMVGAGGPLLGAAGGPQPLAPQPPMGPQGMGPQALGPQPMGQPLGQQPGGLGPLGGPAGGPGFPADSPFSDSGFGAPARASLLGERPSVPDQIRSNPFDPRVMGPMGGGPGRGGPDPRLDPRGDRDLRTMPPMGDRDMRQQPPLEDQDLRTDPRFRPGAPFDPRSRGPFSAPGGPRDDPRMAGAATGGRPGPPAPAANPVISAQDQEKAALIMQVLQLSDQQIALLPPDQRQSIMVLKEQIARSTQQQ from the exons TGGGGAACATTCCTTACGAAGCTACAGAGGAGCAGCTAAAGGACATCTTTTCTGAAGTGGGACCTGTGGTCAGCTTTAG GCTCGTGTATGATCGTGAGACAGGAAAGCCCAAAGGCTATGGATTCTGTGAGTACAAGGATCAAGAGACTGCGCTTAGCGCCATGCGAAATTTGAATGCTTTCGATCTCAACGGACGTCCCTTGCGCGTCGACAACGCCGCCAGCGAGAAGAGTAAAGAAGAACTCAAAA ATTTACAGGCGTCATTAGGTGGCCCACCAGTCGAA AGTCCATATGGCCAAGAAGTGGAACCAGAACGGGCACCTGAAGCAATTTCCAAAGCGGTGGCGAGTTTGCCACCTGAACAGATGTTTGAACTGATGAAGCAGATGAAG CTCTGCATTCAGAACAACCCGGGAGAGGCCCGTAACATGCTCCTGCAGAACCCGCAGCTGGCATACGCCCTGCTCCAGGCGCAAGTCATCATGAAGATTGTGGACCCCCAGGTGGCACTGAGCATCTTGCACCGCCAAAACCCGAACCTCGCCCCACTGGGCACGGGCGCCCAGCAGCCCCTGGGAGGCACTCAGCCTGCTGTGGTGGCCGCACCAGGCCCCATGGTCACTGGGGCAGGGCCCATGGTTGGAGCAGCCGGTGGACCCATGGTTGCAGGTGCTGGGCCCATGGTTGGTGGAGCAGGGCCCATGGTTGGGGCAGCCGGCCCTATGGTAGGTGCAGGGGGACCGTTGCTGGGAGCTGCCGGCGGTCCCCAGCCCTTGGCACCACAGCCTCCGATGGGACCTCAGGGAATGGGACCACAAGCACTGGGTCCTCAGCCAATGGGACAACCTTTGGGGCAGCAGCCCGGA GGATTGGGCCCATTGGGAGGGCCAGCTGGGGGTCCGGGCTTTCCTGCCGACTCACCGTTTTCAGACTCGGGATTTGGTG CACCAGCGAGAGCGTCATTGCTTGGAGAGCGACCGTCGGTGCCTGACCAAATCAGAAGCAATCCATTTGATCCTCGTG TGATGGGACCTATGGGTGGGGGTCCCGGCAGGGGTGGACCCGACCCTCGCCTGGACCCTCGTGGTGACCGTGACCTGCGTACCATGCCCCCCATGGGTGATCGCGACATGCGCCAGCAGCCACCCCTCGAAGACCAAGACCTGCGCACAGACCCACGCTTCCGACCTGGAGCGCCATTTGATCCTCGTAGCCGGGGCCCCTTTAGTGCCCCCGGAGGCCCCAGAGACGACCCGCGCATGGCGGGCGCTGCAACAGGAGGACGGCCAGGGCCCCCTGCCCCGGCTGCGAACCCGGTCATTTCTGCGCAAGACCAGGAGAAAGCAGCCCTCATCATGCAG GTGCTGCAGCTTTCGGACCAGCAGATCGCGTTGCTGCCTCCGGACCAGCGACAGAGCATCATGGTGCTCAAAGAACAGATTGCCCGCAGCACCCAGCAGCAGTGA